Proteins from a single region of Pseudarthrobacter sp. NIBRBAC000502772:
- a CDS encoding DUF2306 domain-containing protein, giving the protein MKSATLPRSRQSPRARWLVPAALILLSLVPVIAGTVRLTELSGGQITPDNARFFDSPVPVLIHIPTVTVYLVLGAFQFVPSLRRGKRGRASWHKIAGRILAPTGLLAALSGLWMAVFYDLPPLDGPLLLVLRLAFGSAMVAFIVLGFIAVRRRNYVRHSEWMSRAYAIGIAQGTIVVVTIPWILLVGPVDELTRALLIGASWVLSLAVAEYFIHRRAQVPTRAALPSRAPSS; this is encoded by the coding sequence ATGAAATCTGCAACCCTTCCCCGCTCCCGTCAAAGCCCCCGGGCCCGCTGGCTCGTACCTGCCGCCCTGATCCTCCTCAGCCTCGTCCCGGTCATCGCCGGGACCGTGCGACTGACCGAGCTCTCGGGAGGTCAGATCACGCCGGATAACGCGCGGTTCTTCGATTCGCCAGTCCCCGTCCTGATCCATATCCCCACCGTCACGGTGTACCTGGTGCTGGGGGCGTTTCAGTTCGTTCCCTCGCTTCGACGGGGCAAGCGCGGCAGGGCCAGCTGGCACAAAATCGCGGGACGCATTCTTGCCCCCACCGGCCTGCTCGCCGCCCTGTCGGGTTTGTGGATGGCAGTTTTCTACGATCTCCCGCCCCTGGACGGGCCGCTGCTGCTCGTCCTTCGGCTGGCCTTCGGGTCCGCCATGGTGGCGTTCATTGTCCTGGGATTTATCGCCGTGCGGCGCCGGAACTACGTCCGGCACAGCGAATGGATGTCGCGGGCGTACGCCATCGGCATCGCCCAGGGAACCATTGTTGTGGTGACCATTCCGTGGATTCTCCTGGTGGGGCCGGTTGACGAACTGACCCGGGCGCTTCTGATTGGCGCATCATGGGTACTCAGCCTGGCGGTCGCCGAATACTTCATCCACCGGCGCGCCCAAGTGCCAACGCGAGCGGCGCTCCCAAGCCGTGCGCCGTCGTCGTAA
- a CDS encoding DUF1524 domain-containing protein has product MSNNGVLWAPGAAGPGPRPPGRPRASTFIVGGITALFVIIGAFSGGVGGALVFLAISGGLTGLYILVTGRRSWAWLPAKRRSGAIALAVSFALFIGGAVALPRTNAEDLQTASSDWNASPGTATASASAKATPTPSSVPTAQATGAPLDPETPSLVANDVTAPKTQPAFATKAIDLLATLPIKGRAPKTGYDRALFGQAWADVDRNGCDTRNDTLKRDLTGITYTNSVPCKVQSGTLADPYTGTSIGFLRGSATSSAVQIDHVVALSDAWQKGAQQLTTEQRTAFANDSLNLQSTDGPTNMKKGDGDAATWLPPNKGFRCEYVARQISVKATYGLWVTQAEHDAMARILADCSGRLAPTNQQAPVAAAPAPAPAVAAAPVAPAPVPAAVVPAPAPLAPAPVVPAPAPAAPAAAYYANCTAAKAAGAAPIYAGQAGYRAGLDRDSDGVACES; this is encoded by the coding sequence ATGTCGAACAATGGAGTGCTCTGGGCTCCGGGCGCAGCTGGTCCCGGGCCAAGACCACCAGGCAGGCCACGTGCTTCCACGTTTATTGTCGGAGGCATTACTGCGCTCTTTGTGATCATCGGGGCGTTCAGCGGCGGAGTTGGAGGCGCGCTGGTATTCCTGGCCATCTCCGGTGGCCTTACCGGCCTCTACATTTTGGTGACCGGGCGGCGTTCCTGGGCGTGGCTTCCCGCCAAGCGGAGGTCAGGGGCCATAGCCCTTGCGGTCTCCTTCGCTCTCTTCATCGGCGGCGCCGTCGCGCTGCCGCGTACGAACGCGGAGGACCTTCAGACAGCTTCCTCGGACTGGAATGCCTCGCCGGGAACCGCCACAGCGAGCGCATCTGCAAAAGCGACGCCGACGCCGTCGTCCGTTCCAACCGCGCAAGCCACGGGCGCCCCGCTTGATCCTGAGACTCCAAGCCTCGTGGCGAACGACGTCACGGCTCCGAAGACGCAGCCCGCCTTTGCTACCAAGGCGATCGACCTGCTGGCAACCCTTCCCATCAAGGGCCGGGCGCCGAAGACAGGATATGACCGCGCGCTCTTTGGGCAGGCCTGGGCAGACGTAGACCGTAACGGCTGCGACACGCGGAATGACACGCTCAAGCGCGACCTTACGGGGATCACTTACACCAACAGCGTGCCTTGCAAGGTGCAGTCAGGAACTCTGGCGGATCCTTACACGGGTACTTCCATCGGCTTCCTGCGGGGGAGTGCTACCAGCAGCGCCGTCCAGATCGACCATGTTGTTGCCCTCAGCGACGCCTGGCAGAAGGGCGCGCAGCAGCTGACCACGGAGCAGCGGACAGCCTTCGCGAATGACTCCCTTAACCTCCAGTCCACGGATGGTCCCACCAACATGAAAAAGGGCGACGGCGACGCAGCCACCTGGTTGCCGCCGAACAAGGGCTTCCGGTGCGAGTACGTGGCCCGGCAGATTTCGGTCAAGGCAACGTACGGCCTGTGGGTCACCCAGGCGGAGCACGACGCGATGGCCAGGATCCTGGCCGACTGCTCCGGGCGGCTCGCACCAACTAACCAGCAGGCACCAGTCGCCGCGGCACCAGCGCCTGCACCGGCGGTGGCAGCTGCTCCGGTAGCTCCCGCTCCTGTCCCGGCGGCCGTGGTGCCGGCCCCTGCCCCGCTTGCTCCCGCGCCTGTTGTTCCGGCACCTGCTCCTGCAGCTCCGGCCGCCGCATACTACGCCAACTGCACGGCGGCCAAGGCCGCTGGCGCCGCACCGATCTATGCCGGCCAGGCCGGCTACCGGGCCGGGCTCGATCGCGATTCCGACGGCGTGGCCTGCGAGAGCTAG
- a CDS encoding PH domain-containing protein, with product MAVDQLRDDIQQAKDKAGITWGSNREFRKLESHLWEGERVEQILTGQYAGGLGILVLSDRRIFFLKDGVMKQVSEDFPFSKISSMQWNSGLALGAVTVFVSGNKAEITNVAKQLGKAFVDAARDRIAPSAPRASESQVAAHPAVQETEDVYANLAKIGQLRDAGVLTPEEFETKKAELLARI from the coding sequence ATGGCAGTGGACCAGCTTCGTGACGACATCCAGCAGGCAAAGGATAAAGCGGGGATTACTTGGGGGAGCAACAGAGAGTTCCGAAAGCTCGAGTCCCATCTTTGGGAGGGTGAGAGAGTTGAACAGATTTTGACCGGTCAATACGCTGGAGGTCTAGGTATCCTGGTGCTATCGGATCGCCGGATTTTTTTCCTCAAAGATGGCGTCATGAAGCAGGTCTCTGAAGATTTTCCTTTTTCTAAGATCTCCTCCATGCAGTGGAACTCCGGCCTTGCCTTGGGTGCTGTAACCGTTTTTGTGTCGGGCAATAAAGCGGAAATCACGAACGTCGCCAAGCAGTTGGGCAAGGCTTTTGTCGATGCTGCAAGGGACCGGATCGCGCCTTCTGCCCCACGGGCTTCTGAAAGCCAGGTCGCAGCACACCCAGCGGTTCAGGAAACTGAAGACGTTTACGCAAACCTTGCAAAAATAGGACAACTGCGAGACGCCGGCGTCCTTACGCCGGAAGAGTTTGAAACGAAAAAAGCAGAACTCTTGGCCCGTATCTGA
- a CDS encoding serine hydrolase, giving the protein MRAISWSARCLLLCLLTVGILGGATPPAPNPADPPATGPASPEQTYSALNTFLREQLDTLGIPGAAIAVVRDGVQVHSAAFGRADDSGRPMTAQTPVLLASTSKSLTAIAVMQQVEAGRLRLDEPVQTYLPWFTLNDSRSQAITVRHLLHQASGMSSKDTAFEASDAQGPEALEEGVRALSSAPLAGEPGEAFHYASANFNILGLLVQTVSGQPFSEYLEQHVFGPLEMTHSHPTQAAARADNAAAGYSLWFGSFWRPTDVPAPTTGMPSSTLYSSAEDLGHQLIALLDGGRYGDAQILRPESVAAMFEPLVQVDGSKEYAMGWFTRPLVESADPAAPPVPEADLPLLLEHQGEWGNSHTYLAMVPESGLGVALVINGNDTAAPSRLKAIDTNVLRILHGHSPVPAVVFEDWLQRYSWAVSLALLLAELVSLGLALRFLLRRAPSRKRWTPVAWGAAALALDGFALWLCLVYAPARFDTHLFVIIRQFPDVGVSLIPVLALAVLWPIPRTVWLLARLRADWPILRTQIEPSVHFK; this is encoded by the coding sequence ATGCGAGCTATTTCCTGGTCAGCGCGCTGTCTCCTGTTGTGCTTGCTGACCGTGGGGATCCTCGGCGGCGCCACCCCGCCGGCACCTAACCCTGCCGACCCGCCGGCCACAGGACCCGCGAGCCCCGAGCAGACCTACAGCGCGCTGAACACCTTCCTCCGGGAGCAACTGGACACCCTCGGGATTCCGGGGGCCGCCATCGCCGTCGTCCGGGACGGCGTCCAGGTGCACTCCGCAGCATTCGGACGCGCCGACGACTCCGGTCGGCCGATGACCGCCCAGACCCCGGTGCTGCTGGCCTCCACCAGCAAGTCCCTCACGGCCATCGCCGTGATGCAGCAGGTGGAGGCCGGCCGCCTGCGCCTGGATGAGCCGGTGCAGACCTACCTGCCCTGGTTCACGCTGAACGACAGCCGCTCGCAAGCCATCACGGTCCGCCACCTGCTCCACCAGGCCAGCGGCATGTCATCCAAGGACACGGCCTTCGAAGCCTCCGACGCACAGGGCCCGGAGGCTCTCGAAGAAGGGGTCCGGGCCCTCTCAAGTGCCCCGCTCGCCGGCGAACCCGGCGAGGCCTTCCACTACGCCAGCGCCAACTTCAACATCCTGGGCCTCCTGGTGCAGACAGTCTCCGGCCAGCCGTTCAGCGAGTACCTGGAGCAGCATGTCTTCGGGCCGCTGGAGATGACGCACAGCCATCCCACCCAGGCTGCCGCACGCGCGGACAATGCGGCCGCCGGCTACTCGCTGTGGTTCGGCTCGTTCTGGCGCCCGACCGATGTGCCCGCGCCAACCACCGGGATGCCGTCGTCCACCCTGTACTCGTCCGCCGAGGACCTGGGCCATCAGCTGATCGCACTGCTCGACGGCGGGCGATACGGCGATGCCCAAATCCTTCGGCCCGAGAGCGTGGCGGCGATGTTCGAGCCTCTCGTGCAGGTGGACGGGTCCAAAGAGTACGCGATGGGATGGTTCACCCGCCCGCTCGTGGAGTCCGCCGATCCCGCGGCACCGCCTGTCCCGGAAGCGGACCTGCCGCTCCTCCTGGAGCATCAGGGCGAATGGGGCAACAGCCACACCTACCTGGCGATGGTTCCGGAGTCCGGCCTTGGCGTTGCGCTGGTCATCAACGGCAATGACACCGCCGCCCCATCGCGGCTGAAGGCCATCGACACCAACGTCCTGCGAATCCTCCACGGGCACTCCCCCGTGCCGGCGGTTGTGTTCGAGGACTGGCTGCAGCGCTACAGCTGGGCGGTTTCGCTGGCGCTGCTGCTGGCGGAGTTGGTGAGCCTGGGGCTGGCGCTGCGGTTCCTGCTCCGGCGGGCCCCTTCCCGGAAACGCTGGACTCCCGTGGCATGGGGCGCCGCGGCCCTCGCGCTCGACGGGTTCGCTCTGTGGCTGTGCCTGGTATACGCTCCGGCCCGGTTCGATACCCACCTGTTTGTGATCATCCGCCAGTTTCCCGACGTCGGCGTTTCGCTGATACCGGTGCTTGCGCTGGCAGTCCTCTGGCCCATCCCGCGGACGGTCTGGCTACTTGCGCGGCTGCGGGCCGACTGGCCAATCTTGCGGACCCAGATTGAACCAAGTGTTCACTTTAAGTGA
- a CDS encoding aminotransferase class I/II-fold pyridoxal phosphate-dependent enzyme, producing MATDADGPIAESLKQALTKQPVAFIYEPCANSRSGTNMTPERRDLIAEVLRDTRVLIIEDDGLGDLALGPYAGLGALLPSQTVLVRSYSKSHGPDLRLAVVGGPAEPMERARLYRQFGAGGTSRTLQNALAWMLTSDAVRAQVQRARTEYAKRRTQMAELLADRGVVVESHDDGLGLWVPVLNEQQALLVLASHGVAAGGASGGAIRSGHRQSIRLAIGKQLERPDEVADLYAMASRAL from the coding sequence GTGGCGACTGACGCTGACGGACCCATCGCGGAGTCCCTCAAACAGGCCCTCACCAAGCAGCCCGTGGCGTTCATTTATGAACCATGCGCTAACTCCCGGTCGGGCACAAACATGACGCCCGAGCGTCGGGATTTAATTGCTGAGGTACTGCGGGATACGCGGGTGCTCATCATTGAGGATGACGGACTGGGGGACCTCGCCCTCGGACCGTATGCGGGCCTGGGCGCGCTTCTTCCGTCGCAGACCGTGCTGGTCCGCAGCTACTCCAAATCCCACGGTCCGGACCTCCGGCTGGCCGTCGTGGGCGGACCGGCCGAGCCGATGGAAAGGGCCAGGCTTTACAGGCAGTTCGGGGCGGGTGGGACCAGCCGCACGTTGCAGAATGCGCTGGCATGGATGCTGACAAGCGATGCAGTGAGGGCGCAGGTGCAGCGTGCGCGCACCGAATATGCTAAACGACGAACCCAGATGGCGGAACTTCTCGCCGACCGCGGTGTCGTGGTCGAAAGCCATGATGACGGGCTGGGTTTATGGGTGCCGGTGCTCAATGAGCAGCAGGCGCTGCTGGTGCTGGCATCGCACGGTGTCGCGGCGGGCGGCGCCTCGGGCGGAGCTATCCGCAGTGGCCATCGGCAGAGCATCCGTCTGGCGATTGGAAAGCAGCTGGAGCGGCCGGACGAGGTTGCCGACCTGTACGCCATGGCTTCCCGGGCCCTTTAG
- a CDS encoding DUF998 domain-containing protein has protein sequence MSNDKHRLPQLRRAAKPRSQRGEPLRRGLLAAGALSSLSYVVATDGLAAARWEGYRRTEQMVSELFAVGSPGRDVLVPFMWLYALLFTAFGVGVWISARGHRALRIGGGLLIGYGLWNIVGGFYPLTLGEEASIPMHIVATTVQLALMVAAMCFVAVGFHGRMRVYSFVSLAVCAGMGVVAFVAAPGPNLVLGIGERISIGAFLLWVAVLAVALWKRPAADGAGRH, from the coding sequence ATGTCAAACGATAAGCATCGGCTTCCGCAGCTCAGGCGGGCTGCCAAGCCCCGAAGCCAACGTGGTGAGCCTCTCCGCCGGGGGCTGCTCGCGGCAGGGGCTCTGTCCTCGCTGTCATACGTGGTTGCCACCGACGGTTTGGCGGCGGCCCGGTGGGAGGGTTACCGCCGCACTGAACAGATGGTGAGCGAACTGTTCGCCGTCGGCTCCCCCGGCCGGGACGTCCTGGTCCCCTTCATGTGGCTCTACGCGCTGCTGTTCACGGCATTCGGCGTCGGCGTCTGGATTTCTGCGCGCGGCCACCGCGCCCTGCGGATCGGCGGCGGCCTGCTCATCGGGTACGGGTTGTGGAACATCGTGGGCGGCTTCTATCCGCTGACGCTCGGTGAAGAAGCGTCGATTCCCATGCATATCGTGGCCACCACCGTGCAGCTTGCCCTCATGGTCGCGGCAATGTGCTTCGTGGCAGTGGGGTTCCACGGCAGGATGCGTGTCTACTCGTTCGTTTCGCTCGCTGTTTGCGCGGGCATGGGCGTGGTGGCGTTTGTGGCGGCCCCGGGACCGAACCTCGTGCTGGGCATCGGCGAACGGATCAGCATCGGGGCGTTTCTGCTCTGGGTGGCGGTCCTCGCGGTGGCGTTGTGGAAACGGCCAGCGGCGGACGGTGCAGGCAGGCACTAA
- a CDS encoding class I SAM-dependent methyltransferase → MSWVEAGESNTARWRSANGRPAPARVEVVTDSLTADEANRMASQGIAMLWHGDFHNARQILNAMDRRVGAGKKIAGTPAEKFYRHRQSRSHRARILGLLLIPLDPGPVVPLRRAPDIREAAAEAYGDIGESSVVSLHELVGAIGAHEWRRNGVYVDALQGRIHPHYGTFFPTRSEYVDLVAAAPLPADTLAFDVGTGTGVLAAILARRGVHRVIGTDNEPRAIACAGENFRNLGVQDRAEAVLTDMFPPGRAPLVVCNPPWIPATPHSTLDSAVYDPGSRMLFRFLNELPDHLEPGGEGWLVLSDLAEHLGLRSRNDLLAAINAAGLTVVDRLDTKPTHPKASDRDDPLFEARAAEVTSLWRLVPR, encoded by the coding sequence GTGTCCTGGGTCGAGGCTGGCGAGAGCAACACCGCGCGGTGGCGCTCGGCGAACGGCAGGCCGGCGCCGGCGCGCGTCGAAGTGGTCACCGACTCCCTCACGGCCGATGAGGCGAACCGGATGGCGTCACAGGGGATCGCGATGCTCTGGCACGGTGACTTCCACAACGCGCGGCAGATCCTCAATGCCATGGACCGGCGCGTAGGCGCCGGAAAGAAGATCGCAGGAACTCCGGCCGAAAAGTTCTACCGGCATCGCCAGTCCCGCTCGCACCGCGCACGCATTCTTGGCCTGCTGCTGATTCCCCTTGATCCGGGCCCTGTGGTGCCGCTGCGCCGCGCACCGGATATCCGGGAGGCTGCCGCTGAAGCGTACGGCGATATCGGCGAATCTTCCGTGGTGTCCCTGCATGAGCTTGTCGGGGCAATTGGCGCCCACGAGTGGCGACGGAACGGCGTCTACGTCGATGCCCTGCAGGGCCGCATCCACCCGCACTACGGCACGTTCTTCCCCACCCGGAGTGAGTATGTGGATCTCGTGGCCGCCGCGCCGCTGCCCGCTGACACGCTGGCGTTCGACGTCGGAACCGGCACCGGGGTGCTCGCTGCCATCCTCGCGCGCCGTGGCGTCCACCGCGTGATCGGGACGGACAATGAACCGCGGGCCATCGCCTGCGCCGGTGAGAATTTCCGGAACCTCGGTGTCCAGGACCGTGCTGAGGCCGTCCTGACCGACATGTTCCCGCCCGGACGGGCGCCGCTCGTGGTGTGCAACCCGCCCTGGATTCCGGCCACGCCGCATTCCACCCTGGACAGCGCCGTCTACGACCCCGGGAGCAGGATGCTGTTCCGCTTCCTGAACGAACTCCCTGACCATCTGGAGCCGGGCGGTGAGGGCTGGCTTGTCCTCTCCGACCTGGCCGAGCACCTTGGCCTGCGGTCGCGTAACGATCTGCTGGCCGCCATCAACGCGGCCGGGCTGACGGTGGTGGATCGGCTCGACACCAAGCCGACGCATCCGAAGGCATCGGACCGGGACGATCCTCTGTTCGAGGCGCGCGCGGCCGAGGTCACGTCCCTGTGGCGGCTTGTTCCGCGGTAG
- a CDS encoding MFS transporter yields MTQQPLKKRRLRVSDVNVVNHRTLRKALGGTIVGNTMEWYDVGVFGYLITTMGPVFLPEADKAVQNLFLLGTFGATFIARPLGGVFFGWLGDKIGRQKVLAMTLMLMAAATFVVGLLPGYSVLGIWAAVLLVVTKLVQGFSTGGEYAGATTFVSEHSPDHRRGFFASFLDMGSYLGFAIGAALVSGLQLTLGQAGMEAWGWRIPFLIAGPLGIIAIYFRMKIEESPAFQATLEAEAEVARHPETGEVLGPMGPVGIFKAYWQRIVLAMILVAAANTVGYALTSYMPTYLTTNKGYDEINGTLLTIPVLVAMSLCIPLTGHLSDRIGRRPVLWIGAISTVVLSLPAFILIDIGTIPATLTGLALVAFPVTFYVANLASALPALFPTAHRYGAMGIAYNFAVAIFGGTTPFIIASLIQVTGNDMMPAYYLMATSAIAAVTIYFLPESARRHLPGSMPSVDSDRAARELVATQDDNPMLDMDTLPFGASYEAAKAAHAGPEK; encoded by the coding sequence ATGACCCAGCAACCTCTCAAGAAACGCCGTCTCCGCGTTTCCGACGTCAATGTTGTTAACCACCGGACCCTCAGGAAAGCGCTCGGCGGGACCATCGTCGGCAACACCATGGAATGGTACGACGTCGGTGTGTTCGGTTATCTGATCACCACCATGGGCCCGGTGTTCCTGCCGGAAGCGGACAAGGCCGTGCAGAACCTGTTCCTGCTGGGAACCTTCGGAGCCACGTTTATCGCCCGCCCGCTGGGTGGCGTCTTTTTCGGCTGGCTGGGCGACAAGATCGGCCGCCAGAAGGTCCTGGCGATGACCCTGATGCTTATGGCCGCGGCGACCTTCGTCGTCGGTCTCCTCCCGGGGTACTCGGTGCTGGGCATCTGGGCTGCCGTGCTGCTGGTGGTCACCAAGCTGGTGCAGGGCTTTTCCACAGGTGGCGAGTACGCGGGCGCGACGACGTTCGTCAGCGAGCACTCCCCGGACCACCGCCGCGGCTTCTTCGCCAGCTTCCTGGACATGGGCAGCTACCTGGGCTTTGCCATAGGGGCGGCTTTGGTGTCCGGTCTCCAGCTGACCCTGGGCCAGGCCGGGATGGAGGCCTGGGGCTGGCGCATTCCGTTCCTGATCGCCGGGCCCCTCGGCATCATCGCGATCTACTTCCGGATGAAAATTGAGGAATCGCCCGCGTTCCAGGCAACCCTCGAGGCAGAGGCCGAAGTGGCCAGGCATCCCGAAACCGGTGAGGTGCTCGGCCCCATGGGCCCGGTGGGAATCTTCAAGGCCTACTGGCAGAGGATCGTGCTGGCCATGATCCTCGTGGCCGCTGCCAATACGGTGGGCTACGCCCTGACGTCCTACATGCCCACGTACCTGACCACCAACAAGGGGTACGACGAGATCAACGGGACTCTCCTGACCATCCCGGTCCTGGTGGCCATGTCCCTGTGCATCCCGCTGACCGGTCATCTCTCGGACCGGATCGGCCGGCGCCCCGTGCTGTGGATCGGTGCCATCAGCACGGTGGTGCTGTCGCTGCCAGCGTTCATTCTGATCGATATCGGGACCATCCCGGCCACGCTCACCGGCCTTGCCCTGGTCGCCTTCCCGGTCACGTTCTACGTTGCCAATCTCGCCTCGGCGCTGCCGGCGCTGTTCCCCACGGCCCACCGCTACGGGGCCATGGGCATCGCCTACAACTTCGCCGTGGCGATTTTCGGAGGCACCACGCCGTTCATTATTGCGAGCCTGATCCAGGTGACGGGCAACGACATGATGCCCGCGTACTACCTCATGGCCACCTCGGCAATCGCTGCGGTCACCATCTACTTCCTGCCGGAATCCGCCCGGAGGCACCTGCCAGGGTCGATGCCCAGCGTGGATTCGGACAGAGCCGCCCGCGAACTGGTGGCAACCCAGGACGATAACCCCATGCTGGACATGGACACGCTGCCCTTCGGCGCCAGCTATGAGGCCGCCAAGGCGGCACACGCGGGACCTGAAAAGTAG
- a CDS encoding metalloregulator ArsR/SmtB family transcription factor: MDAVFKALADPTRRDLLDELFREDGQTLHALEAHFEMTRYGVMKHLKLLEEAGLVVTRRRGREKLHFLNPVPIRLVHDRWVSKYAQPWAAALSDLKTRLESPMEKIFEIYIKTTPERLWEAITDSDIRSKYQFGNSIKSDWTTGSRFEMGNPKADGALLGEGENIEVDPPRKLVQTMTALWGEDVKAEGTSRITWEIEPVGDSCHLTVTHDQLREGANDQLYGGWPMILSGLKTWLETGEKLTTPGSLMYT; encoded by the coding sequence GTGGACGCCGTATTCAAGGCCCTCGCCGACCCCACCCGCCGGGACCTGCTCGATGAGCTCTTCCGGGAGGACGGGCAGACCCTCCATGCACTCGAGGCCCACTTCGAGATGACCCGTTATGGGGTCATGAAGCACCTCAAGCTGCTGGAGGAAGCCGGCCTGGTGGTCACCCGCCGTCGGGGTCGCGAGAAACTCCATTTCCTCAATCCGGTGCCCATCCGCCTGGTCCACGACCGCTGGGTCAGCAAGTATGCACAACCATGGGCCGCTGCACTCAGCGACCTCAAAACCAGATTGGAAAGTCCCATGGAAAAGATCTTCGAAATCTACATCAAGACCACCCCGGAGCGGCTCTGGGAAGCTATCACGGACAGCGATATCCGCAGCAAGTACCAGTTCGGCAACAGCATCAAATCGGACTGGACCACGGGCAGCCGCTTCGAGATGGGCAACCCGAAGGCCGACGGCGCACTCCTGGGCGAAGGCGAAAACATCGAAGTCGATCCCCCACGCAAACTCGTCCAGACCATGACCGCGCTCTGGGGCGAGGACGTGAAGGCCGAAGGCACCTCACGCATCACCTGGGAGATCGAACCCGTGGGCGATTCCTGCCACCTCACCGTCACCCACGACCAGCTCCGCGAAGGCGCCAACGACCAGCTCTACGGCGGCTGGCCGATGATCCTCTCCGGCCTGAAGACCTGGCTCGAAACCGGCGAAAAGCTCACCACCCCCGGCTCACTCATGTACACCTGA
- a CDS encoding ester cyclase encodes MSRAEVEQLDDRGMAAWDQHDTAAFADLLADDFTFTDVMAPEPFRTREQVRAYMDTWFMAFPDMRVRTTRRVVSDDEVAAEVEFTGTNTGPMRMGDQEIPATGKSVVGTGTYFASVADGKIASFRAHPDVAALMGQLGLMPGM; translated from the coding sequence ATGTCACGCGCCGAAGTAGAGCAGCTTGACGACCGCGGAATGGCCGCCTGGGACCAGCACGATACGGCGGCGTTCGCCGACCTGCTGGCCGATGATTTCACCTTTACGGATGTAATGGCCCCCGAGCCGTTCCGCACGCGGGAGCAGGTCCGGGCCTACATGGACACCTGGTTCATGGCGTTTCCGGATATGCGCGTCAGGACCACCCGGCGGGTGGTCAGTGATGACGAGGTGGCGGCGGAAGTGGAATTCACCGGCACAAACACCGGGCCGATGCGGATGGGGGACCAGGAAATTCCGGCCACGGGCAAATCCGTAGTGGGAACAGGAACCTATTTCGCTTCCGTCGCCGACGGAAAGATCGCCTCGTTCCGCGCCCATCCGGATGTTGCCGCACTGATGGGGCAGCTTGGGCTGATGCCCGGGATGTGA